The genome window GATGCTCCGCGACCCCGTCACGTTGAACAGCACTCCTTTGGCGCCGCTGATGCTGGTATCGAGGAGGGGGCTCGTGATCGCCGCTCTCGCCGCCTCGACGGCGCGGTTCTCCCCCGAGCCGCGGCCGATGGCGAGCAGGGCGGGGCCCGCTTCCGCCATGATCTTGCGCACGTCCGCGAAGTCGAGGTTGATGTCGCCGGGGACGGTGATGATCTCCGATATGCCCTGGATGGACTGACGGAGGACTTCGTCGCCCATGCGGAACGCTTCGGGGACGCTGACGTCGGGGCTGCATACCGCCAGCAGGCGGTCGTTGGGGATGACGATGAGCGCGTCGACCTTGTCGCGGAGGTGGGTGATGCCGTCCTCCGCCTGGAAGCGCCGCTTCGCGCCCTCGAAAGCGAAAGGTTTGGTGACGATGGCGATGGTGAGGGCGCCGGCCTCCCGGGCGACCTCGCCGACGATGGTGGAGGCGCCGGTACCGGTGCCGCCCCCCATGCCGGCGGTGATGAACACCATTTCCGCGCCCTTGACGGCGTCGAACAGCTCCTCGCGGCTTTCTTCGGCGGCGCGCAGCCCCTTCGCGGGGTCGCCGCCCACACCGAGGCCTTTCGTGAGCCGGTCGCCGATGCGTATGCGCACCTGGGCCTCCGTATGGGCGAGCGCCTGCGCGTCCGTGTTGACGGCCACAAGCTGCACCCCCGGGATCCGTTCCGATGCCATGCGGCTGACAGCGTTGCAGCCGCCGCCTCCCACCCCCACGACCTTGATGGGAGGAAGATTGTCTGTTCCCTCTCTTAGCGTCACCGTCGCCTCCTTTCGTCTTGCTTTCGGATTACTCCGGGATCAGCACCCTTATAAACTGGCCGAAGCGTCGGAAGATGCCGCCCAACGCCAGGTTTGCGCCCGAACGCTTCCCCTCGTAAAGCAGGCTGTTCTCTTTGAGCGCCCACTGCAACAGGCCTACGCTCGTCGCGTAGGCGGGGTCGGACAGCGTCTCCGATAGCCCCTGCAAATGGCCCGGCACGCCCACCCGCACCGGCAGCCCCGTGATCTGTTCCGCCAGAATATCGATGCCACGCAGGTTCGCGGTGCCGCCCGTCAGCACGACGCCCGCCGACAGTATGTCGTCGTGCACGGAGCGCTTGACCTCGCCCATCACCATCTCGATAATCTCCTCGCTGCGGGCCTGCAAGATCTCGCAGAGCCGGCGCCGCGGCACCGTCTTCTGGCGCTCCGAGCCGAAGCAGTCGAGATCGACCGAATCGTTCGCGTCCACCATGCTGGGGATGGCATGCCCGTGGCTCGCTTTCGCTTCTTCGGCGACGTGGTAGGGGCAGCGCAGCCCGACGACGAGGTCGCGGGTGAGATGGTTGCCGCCCACAGGGAGGACGGCAGTGTGATGGACGGCGCCCTCCAGGAAGAGCGCTATCCCCGTCGTGCCGCCGCCGATGTCGGCGACGACGACGCCCTGCTTCTTCTCCTCCTCTTCGAGCACCGCCTCGGCGCTTGCCAACGGCTCCAGTATCAGGCTTTCGACCTCGACGGCGGCGCCCTCGACGCACTTGCCGATGTTCTGCATCGCCGTCACGGAAGCGGTCACGATGTGCGTCTCCACGTCCAGCCGCTGGCCGTGCATGCCGACGGGGTCGCTGACGGTGTCCTGCCCGTCGACGACGTAGCGCCGGGGCACGGCGTGGAGCACCTCACGGTTGGAGGGCAGGTTGACGACGCGGGCGGCTTCGAGGACGCGGTCTATGTCGTCGACGGAGATGGGATGATGACGGTCGGCGATAGCGGCGATGCCGCGGCTGTTGAGCGATTGTATGTGCGAGCCGGCGATGCCGACGTGCGCGGAGAGGATGCGCGTGCCGCTGGAGCGCTCCGCCTTCTCCACCGAGTCACGTATCGACTGCGTGGCGTCGCGGATGTTATCGACCATCCCGCGGCTGAACCCTCTCGCCGGTGAGACGCCCACGCCGAGGATCCGCAGCGAGCCCTCTTCCACTACCTCGCCCACGACGGTGCATACTTTGGTGGTGCCGACGTCGATTGCGGCGATGGTGCCGTTTCTTGCCACCTCGGGTCCCTCCTTCCTGAGTTGCCGCCCACCCCGGTGCGGGCAACCCTTGCCTTCGTCATCCGCCGGCCTGCTATTGAAAGGAGATCGTATCTCCGAACCGCAGGTCGACGGCGTGGACCTCTAATCCTTCCTTGCGCGCTTTCTCCAGCAACACGTAGAGGGCGCTTACCTTGTAGTCGAGGTCGCGGCCGTCGCCGAAGGTGGCGCGCACGCCGCCTTCCAGAATCACGGTGAGGCCGCTCCCGTCGCTGTACTCCAGGCCGGTGACCGCGCGCCCCAGGGAGCGCGGGCTAGATTTGATGAGTTCTTTCGCGAGGGCGACGGCGTTCGGGTCGATGCGCTCCCCCGGAAGCCAGCGCCGCTCGCTATCGATGTGCACTATCGTCGGCGCCTCCTCAGGCGGGCGGGTGTTGTCGAGGACAAATCCCTCGTCGTCGATGACGTAAAGCTGGTCCTTCACCTGCCAGTAGCCCCAGGGCTGGCGCTCCTGCACCCTAAGCACCGCCTTGCCCGGCCAGCGCCGTTCCACCGATACGTCCTTGACCATCGGCAGCGCCTTCAGCCGCGTTTCTGCTCCGGCAGAATCGAGAAGGAATAGCATCTGCCCCTTGAGGCCCGACGCCTCGGCGAGGAGCGCCGGGTCGATGGTCTGCGCGCCCACCACTTCGACCTGCGTCACCTTCAGCAGCGGCGACTGGCAGGCGAACCAGCCGAGCGCCGTCACCGCAGCGAGCAGCGGGAGGAGCAGCAGGGCGCGCCACAGGCGTCTGTGACTGCCCTGGCCGTCGCGCGGCGCGGGCCGCCGCCGTCGCTGCTGATAGCTATAGCGACGCAAGCTCCCTCCTTCGCCGGAAGCGTTCCATGCCCAGCTCGACCAGCCGGGTGATGAGCCCCGCATACGAAAGCCCCGCCTCCTGCCACAGGCGCGGGTACATGCTGCCGGGAGTGAAGCCCGGTACTGTGTTCAACTCGTCGATGTAGAGCTGGCCCGCGGGCGTCAGGAAGCAGTCGACGCGCGCCATCCCCGAGCAGTCGATTGCCCGATAGGCGGCGACGGCGGTCTCCTGGATGCGCGCCGTCAAATCGGGCGGGAGCCGGGCGGGCGCTATCAGCTCTGTCGAGCCGTCGAGGTACTTCGCCTCGTAGTCGTAGAACTCGCGCTGGTAGCGGATCTCGCCCAGCGGCGACGCCTCCGGCTCGTCGTTCCCCAGCACAGCGCACTCGATCTCGCGGCACTCCACCCCCTGCTCGATTATTAGCTTGCGGTCGTAGCGCAACGCCTCGAGCACGGAGTCGGCGAGGTCTTCGCGGGAACGCACCTTGCTTATGCCGACGCTGCTGCCGCCGTTGCACGGCTTCACGAAGACGGGGTAAGAGAGGACGCTCTCGACCTCGGCCGCGACTGCCTTCGGCTCCCGCTCCCACCGCGTCTCCGTCACGACGACGTAGTCGACGACGGGGAGCCCGGAGGCCCGGAGCAGCCCCTTCATGAATGCTTTGTCGAGGCCGACGGCGCTCGCGCCCACTCCAGCGCCGACGTACGGGATCTCCGCTAGCTCCAGCAGGCCCTGTAGCGTCCCGTCTTCGCCGCCGGGGCCGTGAATGAGGGGGAACGCCACATCGATGTCGCGCAGCACGGCGAGCGCCTGCGGCCTCGCCAGCAGCCCCCGCGACTCGCCGAGGCGGAGCGTCTTGCGGTAGGGCTCCGACGGCTCGTCAAGCTGCGCCTGCGTCTCCGACGGCGTGAGCCAGGCGCCCGCTTTGGTGACGCCGATGGGCGCCACTTCGAAGCGTTCCCTGTCTGCCGCCGCCATCACGTGCTGCGCCGACACCACCGACACCTCGTGCTCGCCGGAGGCCCCGCCGAATATGACGCCCAGGCGAGTCTTTCGCGCCGTCATGTCAGAAACCCTCTCCCACCAGCGCCACCTCCGGTTGCAGTTTGACGGCGAACTCAGCCAGCACGCGCTCCTGCGCCAGCTCCATCAGCGCCTTGACGTCGGATGCGCGCGCCTTGCCGACGTTCAGAATGAAGTTCGGGTGTTTCTCCGAGATTTCGGCGTCTCCGATGCGATAGCCGCGCAGCCCCACCTGGTCGATCAGCCACCAGGCGGGGTACTCACGCGTGTTCTTGAATATGGAGCCGGCGCTGCGGCCCCGCGGCTGCGATTCCGACCGGCTCCTGTCGAACTCCCGCATCTGGCGCACGAGGTCATCGGGATCGCCGGGGAAGAGGCCGATCTCGGCCCAGAGGATCACCTGCCCGGCGAAGAGCCGTCGGGTAAAGGCGCTCTCGCGGTAGCCGAGGCCGAGGTCGGCGGCGCTGAGGATGTGTCCCCTTCCCCGCGCGTCGACCATGCCCACGCGTTTGAGCACGTCGGCAAGCGAGCACTCGTAGGCGCCGGCGTTGTAGACTACGGCGCCGCCGATAGTGCCTGGAATGCCGCCCGCCCATTCGAGGCCGCTGAAGCCTTTGGCCGAGAGGTCGCGGGCGAGCTTCGCCAGGGGCATTCCGGACTCGATCCGGAATACGCTTCTGCCGTTACTGCTCGCTTTCGGCCCCTGGACCTGTCGCGCCCTGTTTTCAGCCGTTACGCCGCGTATCCCAAGCTCGCCGACGAGGATGTTGCTGCCGGCGCCCAGTATGAACAGGGGAGTGTCATGGCGGTGGCAGAGAGCGACCAGGCGCCGGAGACGCCTTGCGCTGTCGACCGTGACGAACGCGTCGGCGGGGCCGCCGATGCCGAAAGTGGTGTGGCGCGATAGGGGCTCGTCCAGCCGGACTTCGCCTATCCTGCGCAACGCCGCGATCAACTTCTCGTCCATGAGCTAGGGATGCGTCCTTTCCTTCTCCCGGAGCCGTTGCAGCACCAGCGGGCCGACGCGGTCGACGTCGCCGGCGCCGATGGTGAAGAAGACATCGCCTTCGCGGAGTGCCTTCGCCGCCTCATCCGCCGCCTCCTCGAAGGTGGCGACGTAGCGCGCCTTCGGCTTGACCACCTGCCTCGCCAGCTCAGCGGCGTCGATCCCCTCGGCGATGGCCTCGCGGGCGGCGTAGGTCTCGAGGATGAACAGACGGTGCAGCCCGTGGAAGCAGGCGCGGAACTCCTCGAGCAGGTAGAGCGTGCGGCTGTAGGTGTGGGGCTGGAAGACGGCTATGAGGCGCCGCTTAGGGAAGCGCTCGCGGGCGGCGGCGATGGTGGCCCTGATTTCTGTCGGGTGGTGGGCGTAGTCGTCCATCACGGTGACGCCCGCCGCCTCTCCCACGAGCTGGAAGCGGCGTCCGGCGCCCCGGAACTCGCGCACCGCTTTCTGCATCACCGCCAGGGGCACGCCCGCGTAATGTCCGACGGCGATGGCCGCCAGGGCGTTGCTGACGTTGTGGCGGCCGGGTATCCGGAGGTGGAACTCGCCGTAGGGGCGACCCTCGTGGCCCACCAGGAACTCGTGCTCTCCTCCCGGTAGTTTGCCCAGGTGGGAGACGACCCAATCGACAGGCGTCTTCAGCCCGTAGAACTCGACCTGCGAGGTCTGGAGCGGCAGCGGCGGTGATTTGCCGCGGCCGAGCATCTCGGCGGTTACAGGGTCGTCGGCGCAGGCGATGATACGGCCCTGCGGGGGTACGTTCTTGAGGAACTGCGCGAAGGCCGACTTCAGTTCGTCGAAGGTGCCGTAGAAGTCGAGGTGGTCGGGCTCGATATTGGTGACGACGGCGGTCTCCGGCTCGTAGCTCAGGAAAGCGGCGT of Dehalococcoidia bacterium contains these proteins:
- the murC gene encoding UDP-N-acetylmuramate--L-alanine ligase, giving the protein MTEPSVSRPIPRRIHLVGIGGVHMSAIADILLTRGHEISGSDLRLSALTERLAARGAAVHEGHSAEYVDNAELVVTTSAATKDNPEINEARRRGIPVVKRADMVARLMEGKRSIAIAGTHGKTTTTSLVSLMLVEAGLSPTFLVGGDVVNLATNSRAGDGPHIVVEADEFDAAFLSYEPETAVVTNIEPDHLDFYGTFDELKSAFAQFLKNVPPQGRIIACADDPVTAEMLGRGKSPPLPLQTSQVEFYGLKTPVDWVVSHLGKLPGGEHEFLVGHEGRPYGEFHLRIPGRHNVSNALAAIAVGHYAGVPLAVMQKAVREFRGAGRRFQLVGEAAGVTVMDDYAHHPTEIRATIAAARERFPKRRLIAVFQPHTYSRTLYLLEEFRACFHGLHRLFILETYAAREAIAEGIDAAELARQVVKPKARYVATFEEAADEAAKALREGDVFFTIGAGDVDRVGPLVLQRLREKERTHP
- a CDS encoding D-alanine--D-alanine ligase family protein encodes the protein MTARKTRLGVIFGGASGEHEVSVVSAQHVMAAADRERFEVAPIGVTKAGAWLTPSETQAQLDEPSEPYRKTLRLGESRGLLARPQALAVLRDIDVAFPLIHGPGGEDGTLQGLLELAEIPYVGAGVGASAVGLDKAFMKGLLRASGLPVVDYVVVTETRWEREPKAVAAEVESVLSYPVFVKPCNGGSSVGISKVRSREDLADSVLEALRYDRKLIIEQGVECREIECAVLGNDEPEASPLGEIRYQREFYDYEAKYLDGSTELIAPARLPPDLTARIQETAVAAYRAIDCSGMARVDCFLTPAGQLYIDELNTVPGFTPGSMYPRLWQEAGLSYAGLITRLVELGMERFRRRRELASL
- a CDS encoding FtsQ-type POTRA domain-containing protein — protein: MRRYSYQQRRRRPAPRDGQGSHRRLWRALLLLPLLAAVTALGWFACQSPLLKVTQVEVVGAQTIDPALLAEASGLKGQMLFLLDSAGAETRLKALPMVKDVSVERRWPGKAVLRVQERQPWGYWQVKDQLYVIDDEGFVLDNTRPPEEAPTIVHIDSERRWLPGERIDPNAVALAKELIKSSPRSLGRAVTGLEYSDGSGLTVILEGGVRATFGDGRDLDYKVSALYVLLEKARKEGLEVHAVDLRFGDTISFQ
- the murB gene encoding UDP-N-acetylmuramate dehydrogenase — protein: MDEKLIAALRRIGEVRLDEPLSRHTTFGIGGPADAFVTVDSARRLRRLVALCHRHDTPLFILGAGSNILVGELGIRGVTAENRARQVQGPKASSNGRSVFRIESGMPLAKLARDLSAKGFSGLEWAGGIPGTIGGAVVYNAGAYECSLADVLKRVGMVDARGRGHILSAADLGLGYRESAFTRRLFAGQVILWAEIGLFPGDPDDLVRQMREFDRSRSESQPRGRSAGSIFKNTREYPAWWLIDQVGLRGYRIGDAEISEKHPNFILNVGKARASDVKALMELAQERVLAEFAVKLQPEVALVGEGF
- the ftsA gene encoding cell division protein FtsA produces the protein MARNGTIAAIDVGTTKVCTVVGEVVEEGSLRILGVGVSPARGFSRGMVDNIRDATQSIRDSVEKAERSSGTRILSAHVGIAGSHIQSLNSRGIAAIADRHHPISVDDIDRVLEAARVVNLPSNREVLHAVPRRYVVDGQDTVSDPVGMHGQRLDVETHIVTASVTAMQNIGKCVEGAAVEVESLILEPLASAEAVLEEEEKKQGVVVADIGGGTTGIALFLEGAVHHTAVLPVGGNHLTRDLVVGLRCPYHVAEEAKASHGHAIPSMVDANDSVDLDCFGSERQKTVPRRRLCEILQARSEEIIEMVMGEVKRSVHDDILSAGVVLTGGTANLRGIDILAEQITGLPVRVGVPGHLQGLSETLSDPAYATSVGLLQWALKENSLLYEGKRSGANLALGGIFRRFGQFIRVLIPE
- the ftsZ gene encoding cell division protein FtsZ, whose protein sequence is MTLREGTDNLPPIKVVGVGGGGCNAVSRMASERIPGVQLVAVNTDAQALAHTEAQVRIRIGDRLTKGLGVGGDPAKGLRAAEESREELFDAVKGAEMVFITAGMGGGTGTGASTIVGEVAREAGALTIAIVTKPFAFEGAKRRFQAEDGITHLRDKVDALIVIPNDRLLAVCSPDVSVPEAFRMGDEVLRQSIQGISEIITVPGDINLDFADVRKIMAEAGPALLAIGRGSGENRAVEAARAAITSPLLDTSISGAKGVLFNVTGSRSIGLHELNMAAQVIAEVVDPDAEVIFGTATDPDLGDEIKVTLIATGFTPAESQTTEAGETRIRQLHVQPLQTIGDTELPTFLRRTVSLR